GGATGATAGAACACCGTAACTTTACATATCCAAATTTCACAATTTGGAATCAAGGTGCGAGGCCAAGAAAATTGTAACAAAAAAGAGTTTTCCCGCTTGCTAACTGTAACAATAACTCAAGTAAAACCAAACAAATTAACGCAATGAAAAAGGCCATTCTCCTAAGTCTTCTATTGCCGGCACTATTAGTCACGGCATGTGTATCCAAAGAAAAAAAGGATAATACAATATCCATATCCGGAGCCTTCGCCATCTATCCAATGGTGGTAAAGTGGGCTGAAGAATACCAGAAACTACATCCGGAAGTCAGGTTTAATATTTCAGGCGGTGGTGCCGGTAAAGGTCTGGCAGACGCTCTGGCAGGTGTTGTTGATCTGGGCATGTTCTCAAGGGAAATCACTCCGGTCGAACTTGAACAGGGTACCTGGTATGTAGGTCTGGTAATAGATGCTGTAGTGCCCGACATTAATATTGACAATCCCTATGTGGATATTATCAAGCAAAGGGGTTTGACCCGAGATGAGTTCCGTGCAATATATATTGATGGTACTATAACCAACTGGGGGCAGCTTCTGGGTGTTGAGAACGGTGAACCAATAGCTCTCTACACCAGGTCTGACGCCTGCGGTGCTGCTGAAACTTGGGCCAAATACCTCGGCGGAAAGCAGGAAGACCTGCTAGGCATAGGTATCTTTGGTGATCCAGGTCTGGCCGAAACCACTGCAAAAGACCAACTGGGCTTTGGATTCAACAATACAATCTATGTCTATGATATCAATACCGGAGGCAAGCGTCCCGGTCTTGAAGTAGTTCCCATCGACATCAACGAAAACGGTCAGATAGATCCCGAGGAAGACTTTTACGGTTCCTTTGAATCAGTGCTGGATGCAATAGCCAGCGGAGTATACCCTTCTCCACCATCTAGGGAACTCTATCTGGTTGCCAAAGGCAAACCACAGAAAAAGGTGGTAATCGATTTCCTTAAATGGGCATTGACTGAAGGACAGCAGTATGTACCCGAAACAGGCTTTGTGCCCATCACACAGAATGCTATTGACAATTATCTGAAAAAGCTGGAAGAGTAAAATGCATTTACGTAGAAGGTTAGTTGACAGAATAACAGGATCATGGATGGTTCTCTCACTGATAACCATCCTGCTTTTGCCTATTATTATAGGAGCTGGACTGTATTATAAATCTATTCCAATACTTGAGGAGCATTCGCTCTGGCAACTGATCACATCGTCAGAATGGTCTCCCCACAAAGGCAATTTTGGCTTCTGGCCTTATATATCAAGTACGCTTTATGTCACCCTTATAGCCTTTGTGCTAAGCGCTCCTTTTTGCCTTTTTGCGGCTATTCATCTTACAGAGTATGCATCCAAAAGATTCGTGCGCATCATCCATCCCGTGATTGATATCCTTGCAGGACTGCCATCGGTTATCTATGGGGTGTGGGGTATCCTGGTGATAGTCCCCTTTATCTCAAAACATCTTGGACCTCTCTTTGGGGAGAAGACGACCGGGTACTCGATATTGTCGGGTGGTATAGTACTTGGAATCATGTGCATACCCTATATGCTCAATATGCTTATTGAGTTTTTCAGGACTGTGCCCAAGGGTACAAGGGAAGCCTCCCTTTCACTTGGTGCTACCTATTGGGAGTCAATCAAACATGTGGTAATCCGCCACAGCAGACCCGGTATCGTGTCTGCCTTTGGATTGTCCTTTGCCAAGGCTATTGGTGAAACCATTGCAGTGATGATGGTGGTAGGCAACAGGATACTGGTAACTGCCAATCCCTTCGATGCCGGTTACCCACTTCCGGCACTGATTGCAAACAACTACGGGGAAATGCTATCAATACCCATGTATGACGCAGCTCTTATGTTTGCTGCCCTCTTGTTATTGGTCATTATTCTGGTTATCAACCTTGGATTCCGTTATCTAATCCACAAAACCCAGAAGCTATGAAAGCAAAGAAACTTGAAGAAAGATTCTTCAGAGCTCTCTCAGCCACAGCCTCATATTCGCTGATTGCGATACTGGCTTTTATTCTGCTGATTAT
The genomic region above belongs to Xiashengella succiniciproducens and contains:
- the pstC gene encoding phosphate ABC transporter permease subunit PstC, giving the protein MHLRRRLVDRITGSWMVLSLITILLLPIIIGAGLYYKSIPILEEHSLWQLITSSEWSPHKGNFGFWPYISSTLYVTLIAFVLSAPFCLFAAIHLTEYASKRFVRIIHPVIDILAGLPSVIYGVWGILVIVPFISKHLGPLFGEKTTGYSILSGGIVLGIMCIPYMLNMLIEFFRTVPKGTREASLSLGATYWESIKHVVIRHSRPGIVSAFGLSFAKAIGETIAVMMVVGNRILVTANPFDAGYPLPALIANNYGEMLSIPMYDAALMFAALLLLVIILVINLGFRYLIHKTQKL
- a CDS encoding PstS family phosphate ABC transporter substrate-binding protein, yielding MKKAILLSLLLPALLVTACVSKEKKDNTISISGAFAIYPMVVKWAEEYQKLHPEVRFNISGGGAGKGLADALAGVVDLGMFSREITPVELEQGTWYVGLVIDAVVPDINIDNPYVDIIKQRGLTRDEFRAIYIDGTITNWGQLLGVENGEPIALYTRSDACGAAETWAKYLGGKQEDLLGIGIFGDPGLAETTAKDQLGFGFNNTIYVYDINTGGKRPGLEVVPIDINENGQIDPEEDFYGSFESVLDAIASGVYPSPPSRELYLVAKGKPQKKVVIDFLKWALTEGQQYVPETGFVPITQNAIDNYLKKLEE